The genomic region CCTCCGCGCTCGAACGCGGCGAGGCGCTCGACGCGGTCGCCGGCCTCGCCTTCCGCCGCGAGGGGAAGACGGTGAACACGGCTCCCCGCCCGCTCGTCGAGGACCTCGACGAGCTGCCGCCGCCCGCCTACGACCTCCTCGACTTCCGCGCCTACCGGCTCGCGCCCACGCGCGCGGTCACGGCCGGGCCGGTCTCCTCGGTGCTCACCTCGCGCGGCTGCCAGTACGCGTGCAGCTTCTGCAGTCACCACTACGGCTACAAGAGCCGGGTGCGCATGCGCGCTCCGGAGAAGGTCGTCGACGAGCTGGCCCGCGTCGTCGAGCGCTACGGGGTGCGCGAGTTCCGCATCGAGGACTGTTCGTTCACCGACGACCCCTCCCGCGTGCGCCGCTTCTGCGCGCTGCTGCGCGCGCGCTGCCCCGGCGTCGTCTGGAACTGCGACGTGCGCGCCGACACGGCTTCCGAGGAGCTCTTCGCGGACATGCGCGCCGCCGGCTGCCGCCGCGTCTTCCTGGGAGTGGAGTCGGGCTCGCAGGCGGTGCTCGACTCGCTGGGGATGAACAAGGACATCACGCTCTCCCAGGCCCGGCGCACGGTCGCGCTCGCCCGCCGCCACGGCATGCGCATCAACTGCTCCTTCGTGCTCGGCACGCCGGCGGAGACGCGGGAGACCGCCGAGGAGACCTACCGCTTCGCCCTCGAGCTCGACCCCGACTACGCGATGTTCTCGCCGCTGGTGCCGAGCGTCGGCTCCCGGCTCTTCGAGGAGGCCGTCGCCGCCGGACGCATCGACCCCGCGGCCTACCAGGGCGCCAACTACCTGATCCTGCGCGCGCGCGGCGGCGCGCCGGTCGCACTCTCGAAGCTGAGCGGCGCGGAGCTCCTCGAGCTCAGCGACCGCTTCCACCGCGGCTTCTACGGCCGGCCCCGCTACCTGCTGCGCCGGCTCCTGGGCATCCGCTCGGCGCGGGAGGCCCTGCGCCTGGCCCGGGGCGCGGGGCTCGTGCTCGGGAGGACGCGCGGACGATGAAGGTCCTGCTCGTCAACCCCCCGCACCGCTTCGCCCGCGGCAACCCCTTCGCCCGCGCGGGGCTCGCCCTGCCGCCGCTGGGCCTGCTCCACGTCGCGGCGCGCCTGCGCGAGAGCCGGCCCGGCGTCCGCGTCGCCGTGCTCGACGCGCCCGCCCTGCGCCTGGAGGGCGCGGCGTTCGAGCGCGCGCTCGCCGCCGCCGAGCCGGACCTCGCCGGCGTGAGCGTCTACACCGGGAACTACTCGAGCGCGACGGCCGCCGGACGCGCGCTCAAGCGCCTCTTCCCGTCCTGCCGGACCGTCGCCGGCGGACCGCACGCGAG from Elusimicrobiota bacterium harbors:
- a CDS encoding radical SAM protein — encoded protein: MKVLLVNPPHDAGTLERELGNYMPPLNLLYLASALRAAGHEPALLDLYASPLPAARVLEMAAAREPGLIGLAVYSPHAEEAFALGAALKRALPRAALALGGVHPSWLPEVCLGREGVDFVVRGEGERTLPALASALERGEALDAVAGLAFRREGKTVNTAPRPLVEDLDELPPPAYDLLDFRAYRLAPTRAVTAGPVSSVLTSRGCQYACSFCSHHYGYKSRVRMRAPEKVVDELARVVERYGVREFRIEDCSFTDDPSRVRRFCALLRARCPGVVWNCDVRADTASEELFADMRAAGCRRVFLGVESGSQAVLDSLGMNKDITLSQARRTVALARRHGMRINCSFVLGTPAETRETAEETYRFALELDPDYAMFSPLVPSVGSRLFEEAVAAGRIDPAAYQGANYLILRARGGAPVALSKLSGAELLELSDRFHRGFYGRPRYLLRRLLGIRSAREALRLARGAGLVLGRTRGR